The Rhodospirillales bacterium DNA window GTAGAACGTGAGCAGGATGGTGGAGGCGATATGCAGCCACTGCGTCTTGCCGCCAATCCGAAAGCCGGTTTCATCCATGTGCTTTACCGGTGCCGCTGCCACGTGGTCGCGCACCGCATCGGCGAAACCTTGGAAGCGTCTGGCACCGTCCTGGCTGATCCGAGCGATCGTCGCGGTGGCCAAATTCACCCCGAAGAGGTCGGCCATCAATTCGGCCAGACGCTTCTCGGGCAACAACTGGTAGTGCAGGAGATAGAGTACGAAGGCGCCGATCCGCGTGCCGTACTGCACGGGCGCAGTGACCCCTTCGGGAAATACCGCCCGGGTTTGCGTGCCGCAGGCCGCGCAACGGCAACCGTGCGCGCGGTGTTCCGTGACGATCAGCGGTCGCGGTTCGGGGAGGTCCAACACCTGCCGGGCAACGTGGTCTGTCGCCATCGCCGCGGTCAACGCCGTGCCGCACGTCGTGCAGGTCTGCGGATAATGGTCGATGGTGGTGTCGGGTGTCTCGGTCTGGCGCAAAGTTTCACCCGGATGGCCCGTCTGACCACCGGTCTTCTTGCCAGACCGTTCCCGCAGACTGCTCACCCGCGCCGGCTTCTTCAGCCCGTCGCTGGACGGTGGCTTGCCGCTGGTGCTGCTGTTCAGCCCGAGTTGGCGCTCCAATTCGGCGATCCGTGCTCGCAACGCCGTCACCTCCGCGGTGTGGCGCGCCTCTTGCCCAAGCAGCAGGGCAATCAAGTCGCCTTTCGCGAATTGGCTGAGCACGGCGCGATCCATCGAATCCTTGAATCGACAACCCCGCCTCGCGTCAAACGAAATCTATGCCGACTTCGTCGCCACCCGCTCACCCCTCCTGCCCCCGCTCGGCGTGGCCGGGATACCGCGCCCGTCATCCACCTGGGCAGTTACAATAAATGGTTAATTTCATGTTTTCGCGGGCAAGCGAAATTTGCCTAAGCTATGCTTAGGAGAGACGTCTGATTCAAGCTTTTCTTGGAAATTCACGCTGTTTTCGTGTATAAAGGGGAAGGGAGGCAAGAGGTTAAGGCATGTTAAGAATAACGCCGAGCACCTCCGCCGCTGGAGCTAAAGCCTATTACACGCAGGCGCTCTGCCACCAGGATTACTACACCGAGGGGCAGGAAATCGCCGGTCATTGGCATGGCCGTGTGGCGGAACTGATGCAGCTCGCCGGGGAGGTGAAGCGCGAGCAGTTCGGCTTGCTGTGCGATAACCGCCACCCCACCACGGGAGAGCAGATCACCCCGCGCACCAA harbors:
- a CDS encoding IS66 family transposase, which produces MLSQFAKGDLIALLLGQEARHTAEVTALRARIAELERQLGLNSSTSGKPPSSDGLKKPARVSSLRERSGKKTGGQTGHPGETLRQTETPDTTIDHYPQTCTTCGTALTAAMATDHVARQVLDLPEPRPLIVTEHRAHGCRCAACGTQTRAVFPEGVTAPVQYGTRIGAFVLYLLHYQLLPEKRLAELMADLFGVNLATATIARISQDGARRFQGFADAVRDHVAAAPVKHMDETGFRIGGKTQWLHIASTILLTFYRISPKRGSLLAPVMGIVVHDHWKPYYTLSGVLHALCNAHHLRELKALVEIEKEDWARKMQRLLRRACHATNLARDQGVPLKPSLIALIERGYDAILAEGLAFHEAQPALVPAAAKARRRGRSPRRIGHNLLLRLSTRKQDVLRFLTDPRVPFTNNLAERDGRMMKLRQKISGGFRSTDGAKDFGVIRSLLSTAKKQGWGILQTLTTDPKRLIAQLRLV